The genomic window CCATTGATCTGTAATTAACCCTTTAGGCACAGGGGCGAGGATTACGTGTTCGCCCTGCTCACGGGGTACTGTGACCCCATTATTGATCTGTTATTGATCCGTTATTGATCCATTATTGGTCTGTAATTAACCCTTCAGGCACGGGGGCGAGGATTACGTGTTCGCCCTTCTGACCGGGTACTGTGACCCCATTATTGATCAGTTATTGATCAGTTATTGATCCCTTCAGGCACGGGGGCGAGGATTACGTGTTCGCCCTGCTCACCGGGTACTGTGACCCCATTATTGATCTGTTATTGATCCGTTATTGGTCTGTAATTAACCCCTCAGGCACGGGGGCGAGGATTACGTGTTCGCCCTGCTCGCCGGGTACTGTGACCCCATTATTGATCCATTATTGATCTGTTATTGATCCGTTATTGATCCATTATTGGTCTGTAATTAACCCTTCAGGCACGGGGGTGAGGATTACGTGTTCGCCCTGCTCACCGGGTACTGTGACCCTGTTATTGATCCGTTATTGATCAGTTATTGATCAGTTATTGATCCCTTCAGGCACGGGGGCGAGGATTACGTGTTCGCCCTGCTCACCGGGTACTGTGACGCCCCCGCTGGGGTCTCTCTGAGGGAGGGGCTCCATTACAACCCCTACTTCCCTGGCCAGGCCATCGGCATGGCCCCCCCCATCTACGACGAGGTGCTGGAGTACGACGACGGTACGGGGGCCTGGGGGGGCTTGTGGGGGccttggggggtcctggggggcttAAAGGGGCCTTGGGGGGGTCTGAGGGGAGGCTGAGGCTCCTGGGGGGGTCTGCAGGGGAGTCCTGGGGGATTTGGAGGGTCCTGCTGGGgttgggaggggattggggggctgggggtgccctggggggGTTTGAGGAGGTCCCTGGGGGCTTTGACCACACCGGGTATTGGGGTGGTCCTGGGGTCTGGGAGTCCCAGTGGGATCTGTGGGGTTCAGAGGGTCTCACTGGTATCTGTGGGGTTCCTGGGGGTCTCGGGGGTCCCAGTGGGGTCTCACTCCTCCCGTGCCCCCCCAGGGACCCCGGCCACCATGTCCCAGATTGCCAAGGACGTTTGCACCTTCCTGCGCTGGGCGGCCGAGCCCGAGCACGACCACCGCAAAAAGATGGGGCtcaaggtggggctgggggctcaaggtggggctgggggctcaaggtggggctgggggggctcaaggtggggctgggggcccagggtggggctgggggggctcaaggtggggctgggggcccaaggtggggctgggggcccagggtggggctgggggctcaaggtggggctggggggggctcaaggtggggctgggggcccaaggtggggctgggggctcagggtggggctgggggggcctcaaggtggggctgggggctcatggtggggctgggggaggctcaaggtggggctgggggctcaaggtggggctgggggctctggggggggctgggggcttcctgggggtctcagggtggcttgggggggctcaggggtgCTCAGGGTGGTTCTGGGGTGCTCAGGGGTGCTCAGGACCCCCCTGACCCCGCTGTcccccccagctgctgctgatctCGGGGCTGCTGACGCCCCTGCTGTACTACATGAAGCGACACAAGTGGGCGGTGCTCAAGAGCAGGAAGATGGTTTATCGGCCCCCCAAGTAGGGCCTGACCCCAAAATCGGCCCTGGGGGGgccccccgagcccccgggCCCCCCCACGGCACGGGGGGAGCCCCCCCAGGAGGGGCATTGGGGGGTCCCCACCCCCCCTCGTGTTCGAGCCCAGCCTCGGCCCCCGCGGGGCTGCAGGGGGGGAATAAAGGCTGGGGTTCCACAGAACAGAAACACGAGCAGGGCTcggtctgtccgtctgtcctggGGCCACTCTGTCCTTCCTGTGGGGAtggggctgtcctggggctgTCCTTCCTGTGGGGCTGGGTCTGAGGCTGTCCTGGATGTGGGGccaggagtggggctggggctgtcctgggtctgtccctgatatggggctggggctggggtgggtgtGTCTgtggtgtggggctgtgtcTGTCCTTGCTCTGTcatggctgtggggctgggagtggggctgggtcTGTCCTGGGTCTGttggggctgtggggccaggTCTGTCCTTGGTGTGGGGCTACGTCTGTCTGGGGTGTGGGTCCAGCCgtgcccaggctgtccccaggccatgCTGGTGCCATGGGTCAGTCTGTGGGTCAGACCATGGGTCAGTCTATGGGTCAGTCTTTGCCCAGGCCATGCCAATGCCCTGGGTTGGTCAGTGTGTGGGTCAATGTGTGGGTCAGTCTGTCTGTGGGTCAGTCAAGCTGTGGGTCAGGTTGTGGGTCAGTCTGTCTGTGGTCAGTGTGTAGGTCAGTCAGTGTGTGGGTCAGTCTGTCTGTGGGTCAGTCTATGGGTCAGTCTGTGGGCCAGTCTGTCTGTGGGTCAGACCATGGGTCAGTCTATGGGTCAGTCTGTCTGTGGGTCAGTCTGTGGGTCAGTCTGTGGGTCAGACCATGGGTCAGTCTGTGGGTCAGACCATGGGTCAGTCTGTGGGTCAGTCTGTGGGTCAGTCTTtgcccaggccctgcccagcccaggctgtgccgGTGCCGTGTCCCCACTGCAGCCCTCGCTGGCTTTGGGGTCTCATTCAGTGCCAGCTCCCCTTGACCCATCCTGGGAGTGACCTCTGACCctgaccctgtccctgtccccatgccagGAGTGACCTCTGTCCACTCgttgtccccatccctgtccccatgctggGGTgacccctgtgtccctgtccccacaccaGTGGCCGTGCCAAAGtgatccctgtgtccctgtccccacactggggctgtccctatgtccctgtccccacgctgctggcagtgccaggggtgtccctgtccccatgccaggtgtgtccctgtgtccctgtccccatgccagtggctgtgccagggttgtccccgtgtccctgttcCCACACCGGGGCTGTTCCCAtatccctgtccccgtgtcgcTGTCCCCACgtgggtggcagtgccaggggtgtccctgtccccatgccagaggtgtccccgtgtccctgtccccacgcGGGTGGCAGTGCAGGGTTGTCCCCGTGTTCCTGTCCCCACGcgggtggcagtgccagtgccagcctgtgACACTCAGTGGCTTTATTGGGCCCCCCGCGGGTCCCGGGGCCCCCCGGTGGCCCCTCCACGCCCCGAGGCCGTCCCAGTGTCCATCCTTGGCTCTGTCCATGTGTCCATCCtgtcagtctgtccctgtgtcctctCTCTCCATCCCCGTTGGACGTGGCCCCTCCCGGAGCCCTCAGGCGTTTCCGGCCCGGTGCCagctctgtccatctgtccgtctgtccctcgGTGTCCCCGGGGGGGGGGTCAGTGGCAGTTCTGGCACCGGGGGTGGCACCTCTGGCCATTGACGTTGCAGCGACAGCCACCGCTGGTGTCACCGGGGCCCTgcggggacaggggaggggtcagctggggtcactCTGTGTCCCCCCCTCACCCTGGGGTCACCCTGGGGTCACTCTGTGTCCCCCCCATGCTCGGGGTCACCCTGGGGTCACTCTGTGTCCCCCTCCTCACCCTGGGGTCACCCTGGGGTCACTCTGTGTCCCCCCCATGCTCGGGGTCACCCTGGGGTCATTCTGTGTCCCCCTCCTCACCCTGGGGTCACCCTGGGGTCACTCTGTGCCCCTCTCCTCACCCTGGGGTCACCCTGGGGTCATTCTGTGTCCCCCCCACACCGTGGGGTCACTCTGTGTCCCCCCTCACCCTGGGGTCCCCCATCATCTCAAgacccccagcacagcccttggTGACCCCTCCTCATCTCAGACCCCCTCGAgacacccccaggaccccccccggatccctgctcaccccaaacccccccgggtccccccctcaccgccggtccccagCGGGGTCCCTTGGTGACCCAGCAGATCTCGGTCTGGCACACGGTGCAGCGGATCCAGTCGCACCCGTCCTTCTTCTGCACCACGATGTGGCACGTGGGGCAGTGCATGGCCTCGCCCCGCTGCACCAGCGTCTGGGGAGGGGTCCGGAGGGGGGGTCAGGGCCACGGGGACCCCTCCGGACCCCCCCTAGCCCCCCCCCgcacccacccaccccaccTGCAGCACCCCCGCACCCACCTGCAGCATGTCCCGCGTCTGGCGAGCGGCCGCGTCGTGCAGCGCCCGCAGCTGCAGCTCGTCCTGGTACTGCCGGCAGTTCTGGCCCTCGTGGATGGCctgggggggccgggggggtcagtgcgggacccccgggaccccccccccggACCCCCGCGGGACCCCCCCGGGCTGACCTTGCACAGGAGGCAGTTGAGGGCCCCGCAGACCGGGCACCGGAACTCGTTCACGGCGTCCTCGTAGAAGCACCAGCCCGGGCAGTCCCGGCCCCGGCAGTGGAAACTGTTCCGGCTGCGGCGCTCGGCCAGCGCCAGCCCCCGCGCCAGGAACCGCGCGTGCTCCTCGGGGGACAGCAGCTgcgacattggggacattggcgACATTGGGGACACGACATTGGGACCCCTGAGTCACCCGCCCTGAGCCAGCGCCAGCCCCCGCGCCAGGAACTGCGCGTGCTCCTCGGGGGACAGCAGCTgcgacattggggacattggcgACATTGGGGTGATGGCATTGGGACCCCTGAGtcacccaccctgagccagcgcCAGCCCCCGCTCCAGGAACTGTGCATGTTCCTCGGGGGACAGCAGCTGCGACACTGGGGACATAGGGGGGGATGGCACTGGGACCCCCTGAGTCACCATCACCCACCCTTGGGGACCCTGGGCCAGCCCCCATGCGGGCTCCtcaggggacagcagctggggacacggggacatgaGAGAGGTGGCCTTGGGGACCCCTGAGCCACTGTCACCCAGCCTTGGGGACCCCCAAGTCTCTGTCACCCACTCCATGGGGACCTCCTGAGTCACTGTCACCCTCCTTTGGGGGCCCCATGTCACTGTCACTCACTCCGTGGGGACCCCTGAGTCATCAGCTCCTGCGCCAGGGGTGGCTTTGGGACCACTGAGTCAATGTCACCCACCCATGGGGACCCCCTGAGTCACTGTCACCCACCCTTGGGGGACCCCCAAGTCACTGTCACCCACCCTTGGGGACCCCCTGAGTCACTGTCACTCACCCTTGGGGACCCCCTGAGTCACTGTCACCCAACCTTGGGGACCCCAGCCCTACCCCAGGGGACAGCCCAGTCCCCTGGGAGCCCCCCCGCGCGGGGGTGGCTGTGACCCCCCCGGTCCCTCTCGGTCCCTCCCGGTCCCCCCGTCCCCTCCCGGCGCGCACCGCGCGGATCTCGCGCTCCTGCAGGTGGCTGCCGCAGGCGTAGGTGACATCGCGGAAGGGACAGGCCACCACCGGCTCCTCGCTGAAGTTGATCACCTGCCGCAGGcactccctggggacagcggcGACACCGGGGCGGGGATGAGGGACACCGgggggggggcactggggggctcagggacaccGGGGGGGTGAGGGACACCGGGGGGTGAGGGACACTAGGGGGGGCTGAGGGATGGTCACTGGGATGGAGTGGGGGTAGTGGTCATGGGATGGTCACTGGGGTGTCAGGGGTGGTCACTGGGATGGTCACTGGGGTGGTGTGGGGGTGTCAGGGATGGTCACTGGGGTGGTCACTGGGGTGTCAGGGGTGGTCACTGGGGTGGTGTGGGGGGCAGGGGTGGTCACTGGGGTGGTCACTGGGGTGGTCACTGGGATGGTCATTAGGATGGTCACTGGGGTGGTGTGAGGGTGGTCACTGGGATGGTCACTGGGGTGGTCACTGGGATGGTCACTGGGATGGTCACTGGGGTGGTGGTGTGGAGGTGTCAGGGGTGGTCACTGCGGTGGTCACTGGGGTGGTGTGGGGGTGTCAGGGGTGGTCACTGGGATGGTCACTGGGGTGGTGGTGTGGAGGTGTCAGGGGTGGTCACTGCGGTGGTCACTGGGGTGGTGTGGGGGTGTCAGGGGTGGTCACTGGGATGGTCACTGCGGTGGTCACTGCGGTGGTCACTGGGGTGGTGTGGGGGTGTCAGGGATGGTCACTGGGGTGGTCACTGGGGTGTCAGGGGTGGTCACTGGGGTGGTGTGGGGGGCAGGGGTGGTCACTGGGGTGGTCACTGGGGTGGTCACTGGGATGGTCATTAGGATGGTCACTGGGGTGGTGTGAGGGTGGTCACTGGGATGGTCACTGGGGTGGTCACTGGGATGGTCACTGGGATGGTCACTGGGGTGGTGGTGTGGAGGTGTCAGGGGTGGTCACTGCGGTGGTCACTGGGGTGGTGTGGGGGTGTCAGGGGTGGTCACTGGGATGGTCACTGGGGTGGTGGTGTGGAGGTGTCAGGGGTGGTCACTGCGGTGGTCACTGGGGTGGTGTGGGGGTGTCAGGGGTGGTCACTGGGATGGTCACTGCGGTGGTCACTGCGGTGGTCACTGGGGTGGTCACTGGGGTGGTGTGGGGGTGTCAGGGGTGGTCACTGGGATGGTCACTGGGGTGGTCACTGGGGTGGTGTGGGGGGCTTGGGGCGGCTCTTGGGGCCGGTCACTGCAAGGGGGggggtcagtggtcactctgggGCCAAGGGATGCTGGGACCGCTCATGGcaatggggaggggggggtcCCCAGCGCTGGGTCACTCCAAAGGTGggtggggggtcctgggggtgtcccaagggtcccaggtgtatcccaggtgtgtcccagtctatcccaggtgtatccccggtgtatcccagctgtgtccaggtgtgcccaggtgtatcccaggtctatccagctgtgcccaggtgtatcccagtcTGTGTGTCCTaagtgtgtcccaggtgtgtcctaAGTGTATCCCATGTGTGCCCAGatgtgtcccaggtgtatcccaaaTGTGCCCAGATGcgcccaggtgtatcccagtcTATCCCACCAGTATCCCTGTGTTGCCCacgtgtgcccaggtgcccccaggtgtatcccaggtgtgctcaggtgtatcccaggtgtatcccagtcTATCctggtgtatcccaggtgtatcccagctgtgtccaggtgtgcccaggtgtatctcaggtctATCCAGATGtgcccagatgtgcccaggtgtatccTGGTCTATCCCAGCTGTATCCCTGTGTTGCCCAcatgtgcccaggtgtatcccacGTGTGTCCCGTTGAATCCCAGtctatcccaggtgtgtccaggtgtatcccaggtctATCCCGGTGTATCCCGGTCTATCtcgggtgtgcccaggtgtatcccaggtatatcccaggtgtgtcccaggtgtatcccagatGCGCCCAGGTGTATCCCGGTCTATCCCAGCTGTATCCCTGTGTTGCCcatgtgtgcccaggtgtatcccaggtgtgtcccgTTGAATCCCAGTGTATCCCAGTctatcccaggtgtgcccaggtgtatcccaggtgtatcccagtcTATCccgggtgtgcccaggtgtgcccaggtgtatcccaggtgtgcccaggtgtatcccaggtatatcccaggtgtatcccaggtgtgtcccgTTGAATCCCACTGTATCCCAGTctatcccaggtgtgcccatgtgtgcccaggtgtatcccaggtctATCGCGGTGTATCCCAGTCTATCccgggtgtgcccaggtgtgcccaggtgtatcccaggtgtgtcccgTTGAATCCCAGTGTATCCCAGTctatcccaggtgtgcccaggtgtatcccaggtgtgtcccgTTGAATCCCAGTGTATCCCAGGtatatcccaggtgtatcccaggtgtgcccgGTGCGCCGGTACCggcagaagctgtgcaggcagTCGCGCAGCagcacggcccggcccgccggCACCTCCTGCAGGCAGATCCCGCACTCGAGCGGCTCCGGGTTCAGCACCAGCCCCGCCTCCTCCGCCCGCAGCAGCTGCGCCAGGTTCTGCTGCCGCTCCGCCTCCAGcgcctggggaaaaaaaccgggaaaatgggcaaaatgggaaaaaaaccgggaaaaatgggaaaaaaacccggggaaaatgggaaaaatgggagca from Agelaius phoeniceus isolate bAgePho1 chromosome 1, bAgePho1.hap1, whole genome shotgun sequence includes these protein-coding regions:
- the SHARPIN gene encoding sharpin isoform X3, with the translated sequence MPVGVEDATSSASITLRVQPHITIGTLKEQVFREYGFPPSAQRWIIGQSLCRDGRSLASYGIRRDGDPAFLFLLSARPPPEPAPAPGAAPGAAPGAAAGAAPAPGAAPAPAGPERQRELQAQELLHATGLHGDGDGHGDGAPGAGRVPEEPPERMDIGDIRDHLDSLQLWDSAGTPPTGPEPRPPSPEQGWPCPQCTFLNKPTRPGCEMCSAPRPEGYRVPGGHRPDPAELRRLQRERDGTRQCQQALEAERQQNLAQLLRAEEAGLVLNPEPLECGICLQEVPAGRAVLLRDCLHSFCRECLRQVINFSEEPVVACPFRDVTYACGSHLQEREIRALLSPEEHARFLARGLALAERRSRNSFHCRGRDCPGWCFYEDAVNEFRCPVCGALNCLLCKAIHEGQNCRQYQDELQLRALHDAAARQTRDMLQTLVQRGEAMHCPTCHIVVQKKDGCDWIRCTVCQTEICWVTKGPRWGPAGPGDTSGGCRCNVNGQRCHPRCQNCH